A stretch of Romeriopsis navalis LEGE 11480 DNA encodes these proteins:
- a CDS encoding tetratricopeptide repeat protein, which produces MALENFPLIYVIALLALLSATGIFVLRQVLKTRKLESALGRLQRKLRQETGTALDYYELGSIQLDKRLYAQAIINLNRAIKTEELDGDALAAVYNALGFAYFAQEQFDLAMKQYKEALKLSPEYVTAINNLGHSYERKQLANKALEMYDQALALEPKNGTAKRRAEALRKRIATPSPAK; this is translated from the coding sequence ATGGCCTTAGAAAATTTTCCCCTGATTTACGTAATTGCCCTACTCGCGTTGCTCAGCGCCACAGGGATCTTTGTATTGCGGCAGGTGCTAAAAACACGCAAATTAGAAAGTGCCCTCGGACGTCTGCAACGCAAACTTCGTCAAGAGACCGGCACGGCACTCGACTACTACGAGTTAGGCAGTATTCAGCTTGATAAACGGCTCTATGCTCAAGCAATTATTAACCTGAATCGGGCGATCAAAACTGAAGAACTGGATGGAGATGCCCTGGCCGCAGTCTATAACGCCCTCGGATTTGCTTACTTTGCCCAGGAACAGTTTGACCTCGCAATGAAGCAATACAAAGAAGCGCTCAAACTCAGTCCGGAGTATGTGACCGCCATTAATAACTTAGGACACAGCTATGAGCGCAAGCAATTGGCCAATAAGGCTTTAGAAATGTACGATCAAGCACTGGCATTAGAACCCAAAAATGGCACCGCGAAGCGTCGAGCCGAAGCATTGCGAAAACGCATAGCCACACCATCTCCGGCAAAGTAA